In Streptomyces sp. 71268, the DNA window TGAGCGGCCACCTGCTGTCGCTGGCCATCCCCAAGGGCTCGCGCATGCACGGTGTCGAGGTCAGCGAGCTGCGGCTGCCGGCCGGCGCCGCCGTGACGCTGATCGTGCGCGACGGCACGAGCTTCGTGCCGGGCCCGACGACCGTGCTGCGCAGCGGCGACGAACTCCTCGTGGTGACCACCGACCCGGTACGGGACGCGGCCGAGCGGCGGCTGCGAGCGGTCAGCCAGGGCGGCAAGCTGGCCGACTGGCTCGGCACGGGCGGCGACGACGCGCGGCCGACGGAGTCGACGCGGCGCCCCGGACCCCCGGCGATCTGGCCGCCCTGGCTCTGGCAACGCCACCGCCCGAGGCCCCGCGCGGGCGCGCGCGCCGGGGCGGGCCGCGCACGGGGCGGCCCCCGGGCGCAGGGCTCGGGGCGTACGGCCGACACGGCTCGTACGGCCGGTACGGGGCGCGGGCACGGCGCCGCCACGGGCCCCGAGCGGCCGGCGCACGGCGCCACCCGCAGCGCGGGCGCGGCGGTCGGCGAGCGGCACCGGGATGAGCTTGATCACAGCCGGGACGCGCCGTAAAAGTGTGCCGATAACATAAGTGCAGATAGGCAATAACCGACCAACTCTGCCTGACGCAGAGCTGGCGCGACCGCACGGCGGCCCGTCCGGTATCTACCACGGTCATGCGCGAGAGGACAGCTCTCGGCGCCTCGTGATACCCCACGGAGCGCTACCAGGCGGTGGAAAGGCCAGGCCGTGGAGCCCACGGTCTCCCCTGATCCGGCCGACGGGTCCCCAGCGGCCGAACCCGTCGAGGCGGGCCCGACCCGACGCACCGCACGCGGCTCCCGCGGCGCCGATCGATCCGCACCCGGTCCGATCTACGCCGCGGGCAAGCCCGGCTACCGACAGTTGCTGCGCACGCCCGGCGCCTGGTCGTTCGTGCTGCCAGGTTTCGCGGCCCGACAGCCGTTCGCGATGCTCACCATCGGCATCGTCCTGCTCATCCAGCACACCAGCGGCTCCTACGGCATCGCCGGCGCCGTGTCGGCCACGGCCGGCGTCTCGATGGCGGTCTTCGCGCCGCAGGGCGGCAAGCTCGCGGACCGCTTCGGGCAGGCGGCCGTGCTGGTCCCCGGCGTGCTCACGCACGCCGCCTCGGTCACGCTGCTGACCGTGCTCGCGCTCGGCGGCGCGCCCCTGTGGGCGCTGTTCGTGGCCGCGGTGCCGGCCGGCGCCTCGGTTCCCCAGGTCGGGCCCATGGTCCGGGCCCGCTGGGCGGCGCTGCTCGGCGACGGCGGGGCGGGGGCGTCGAGCGGCGGCCGGGCATCGCTCCAGACGACGGCGGCGGCCTTCGAGTCGGTGACGGACGAGTTCACGTTCGTGATCGGCCCGGTGCTCACCACCGCCCTGTGCACCGGCGCGCACCCGGCCGCGGGGCTGCTCGCCGAGGCGTCCCTGACGCTCGTCGGCGGCCTGCTGTTCGCGGCCCAGCGCCGCACCCAGCCCGCGCCGAGCCGCCCGCGTACGCCGGCGCGCACCGCGCGCTGGGGAGCGCGTCGGGCGAGCGCGGGAGCCGGGGGCGCGGAAGCCGGGGGTACGGGGACCGTGGGCGCGGGGGGCGCGGGCGCGCCCGGTCCGCGACGCGAGGAGAGCGGCGCGCACCGGCCGGCCACCTCCGCCCTCGGTGTGCCGGGCGTGCGGGTGCTCGCCGTGGTCTTCCTCGGCATCGGTTCCGTCTTCGGCGGCCTCCAGGTCTCGCTGACAGCCTTCACCGAGGAGATCGGCCAGCCCGGCATCAACGGCGTCCTGTACGGCGTCTTCGCCGCCGGCAACATGGTGGCCGGCATCGTCTGCGGCGCCCTGAGCTGGCGGCGCAGCCCGCAGCAACGGCTGCTGATCGCCTATCCGCTGCTCACCCTGGCCACCTCCGCGCTGTGGGCGGTGCACGCCGTGCCGCTGCTCGGCGCGCTCGGGCTGCTGGTCGGGCTGTGCATCGCGCCGGCGCTGATCACCGGGTACACGCTGGTGGACGCGCTCGTTCCGGCGACCGCGCGCACCGAGGCGTTCACCTGGCTCACCGGCGCGGTGGCGCTCGGCCAGGCCGGCGCCGCGACCGCCGCGGGCCAGCTCGCCGACGGCTTCGGGCCGAGCGCCGGGTTCGTGGTCCCGCTGGCCGGTACGGGGCTCGCGCTGACGACCCTGGTACTGCTCCGCGGGCGCCTCGCCACCCCGTCCACGGGCCCGGTGGTGAGCGGCTCCACACGTGGGGTCGGTCACCGCGAGGCCGTCACGGTGGACTGACGCCGCGGAATGCTGCACTATGGATCGTCGTTAGCACTCATTGAGTGAGAGTGCCAGGAGGATCACGTGCCGACCTATCAGTACCAGTGCACCGCCTGCGGCGAGGGCCTTGAAGCGGTGCAGAAGTTCAGCGACGAGGCGCTCACGGAGTGCCCGAGCTGCAAGGGACGCCTGCGGAAGGTGTTCTCCGCGGTCGGCGTCGTGTTCAAGGGCTCCGGCTTCTACCGGACCGACAGCCGCAGCGCCTCCTCCAGCAGCACCCCGGGCTCGTCGAAGTCCACGAAGAGCGGTTCGGACTCGTCCGCTTCGTCGGGCTCCTCGTCCTCGTCTTCGTCGTCCGACTCGTCGTCGTCCTCGACCTCCTCGTCGAGCAGCACGAGCACGTCGAGCACCAGCAAGCCCGCGGCGGCCAAGGGCTCCACGGCCGCCTAAGGCGCCGCTACCCGGTCCCGGTTCCGGTCCCGGCTGCCGTCCGGCGCCGGCCCGGCCGCTCGACTGCCGCTGTCGTTGGCGCGGCCGTGGTCCTGGGCGCGGTGCGTGGTCGCGGTCGTAGTCGTGGTCGTGGTCGTGGCGACTGTCGCGGCGCGGTGACTGCCGCGTCGTTGTCGCGGTCATCCGAGGTCGCTACCCCTTTCTTTTTTCGTGGCCCCTGGCCCGCCTCTCCGGAGGCTGGCCAGGGGCTTCGTCGTGTACGGGGAGCGGTCGGGGTCTCCGTCGTGAACGGGAGCGGTCGGGAAACGGGTGTTGGGGCGTGCGGGTTGGCGCAGGTCGCGTGGCGCACGGGTGGTCGCGGGTGGCGTACGGGTGGTCGCGCGGGTGGCGTACGGGTGGTCGTGCGGGCCGGTGCGCGGGCGCGCGCTCCGCGTTCGCGGGTGGCCCGGTACGCACGGGCCGCGCGCGACGCCATTAGGGTGACCCGCATGGCCGAGACGCAGACCACAGCACCGTCGGTAGCACCGAAGCCCGCGCCCCAGGCGGAGATCGGGGTGATCGGCGGGTCGGGGTTCTACTCCTTCCTCGACGACGTGACCGAGAACACCGTGGACACGCCCTACGGCGCCCCCAGCGACTCGCTGTTCCTCGGCGAGGTGGCCGGCCGACGCGTCGCCTTCCTGCCGCGCCACGGCCGCAAGCACCACCTGCCGCCGCACCGCATCAACTACCGCGCCAACCTGTGGGCCCTGCGCTCCGTCGGCGTGCGCCAGGTGCTCGGCCCGTGCGCGGTCGGCGGGCTGCGCCCGGAGTACGGACCGGGCACCCTCCTCGTCCCTGACCAGATCGTGGACCGTACGAAGGCGCGGGCGCAGACGTACTTCGACGGCGAGCCCCTCCCCGACGGCGGGCCCCGGCCCAACGTGGTGCACGTGACGTTCGCCGACCCGTACTGTCCGCAGGGGCGCCTCGCGGCGCTCAAGGCGGCGCGCGGGCGCGACTGGGAGCCGGTGGACGGCGGCACGCTCGTCGTCATCGAGGGCCCGCGCTTCTCGACCCGCGCGGAGTCGCGCTGGCACGCGGCGCAGGGCTGGTCGGTGGTGGGCATGACCGGCCACCCGGAGGCCGTGCTCGCCCGCGAACTGGAGCTGTGCTACACGTCGCTGACCCTGGTCACCGACCTGGACGCGGGCACGGAGGCGGGCGACGGCGTCTCCCACGAGGAGGTCATGCGGGTCTTCGCGAACAACCTGGACCGGCTGCGCGACGTCCTCTTCGACGCGGTGGCCGCCCTCCCCGACCCGACCGAACGCGACTGCGTCTGCGCTCGCGCCCACGAGGGGCGCGACCTGGGCATCGAGCTGCCGTAGCCCTCGCCGGGCTGGGGTTGGGTTGGCCCAGTCGGGTTTGGGCTGGCGCGGGGCGGTAGTGGGTGACGGAGTTATCCACAGCCCAGCGGCCGTCCACAGCCGCTCACGCGATCCTCCGAACGCGTGCACCGTGGGGTGTGCAGGCCACAGGGCCCCGACTCCGCACGGCAGGTGGTGTTCGTCATGTCCGCGTACGACCCTTCCACAGTCCCCCGCGCCGACTCGGCGCGGCAACCGCCGACTCCCGTGGCCGGCCCGGGTGGCTCACCGGACGCCGCGCCTGGGCGCGGCCGGGCCGCCCCCGCGCCGCGCGGGTTACCCCTGTTCGAGCCGGTGCGCGTGCGCCAGACACGCTGGCATCGGCTGCACCACGTGCTCCGCAAGCGACGACGCAGGGCGGCCCTCGCCCTGTTGGCGGTGGCGGCGCTGGCCTCGGCGGTCGCGGCGAACCCCACGGACGACAAGTACTCGCCCTCCTCGGCTCCCTCCCCCACCCCGCCCGGCACTCCCCACACCGGCGACGTACGTGGCGCACCGCCGGCGTTGCCTCCCCCGGCTCGCCCCACCGACCCGCCCGGCGACGAGCGCGGGCGCCCGACGGACGACCGGCGCGTGGCGGCGGTGCGGATCGCCGACGCCGGGGTCGTACGGCTGCTGCGCCGGGGCGACCTCGTGGATGTGCTGGCCACCGCGCCCGACGCCGGCTGGACCGGCTCGCTCGCGGCCGGGCCGGCGCCCGCATCAGCCGTTGGCGCGGCCGATGGCTCGGGCGGAATCGACGGGACCCACGGGGCACACGGGTCGGCCGCGGCCGATGCCGCGCCCCGGGACCGGCCGGCCGAGCGGGAAGCCGCCGCCGATGACGGCCCGCCCGCGGGCCCGCGCGTGATCGCGCATGCCGCTCGCGTGGTCGACGTGCCGCCGGCACGCGAGACCGCTCCTGGCGAGGGTGCGCTCGTGGTGCTCTCCGTCCCCCGGGAGACCGCGACGGCCTTGGTCGGCACGGGTCTCGCCGCGCGGTTGGCGGTGGTGCGGCGATGATTCGCGCTCGTGTGCTGTCAACTCACGGAATCGGGTGGGCGGATTGGACAGCGCTGCCGCACCGTGCCATAAGTTGCGGAATCTGGAAATCCGATAGTGGAAAGAGGCACGGCCGTGAGCAGTTCGGCGACCGACGAGAAGCAGAGCGTCCTGGAGGGCTTCAAAGCCTTCCTGATGCGCGGCAACGTCATCGACCTGGCGGTAGCCGTCGTCATCGGTGCCGCGTTCACCAACGTCGTGAACTCGGTGGTGAAGGGCGTCATCAACCCGCTTGTCGGCGCGTTCGGCACCAAGGACCTCGACAGGTACAGCTCCTGTCTCAAGGGCCCGTGCAAGACGAACGAGGCGGGCGACGTGGTCAGCGGTGTCCCCATCATGTGGGGCACCGTGCTCAGCGCCACCCTGACGTTCCTGATCACGGCCGCGGTCGTGTACTTCCTGATGATGCTGCCCATGTCGCGCTACCTGGCGCGGAAGGCGGCCCGGGACAAGCAGGCCGAGGTGGAGCACGCCGAGGCGGAGGCCAGCGAGGTGGAGCTGCTGCGCGAGATCCGCGACGTGCTGGTCGCGCAGCGCGGTGGACCGGCCTCCGCCGGTCAGGCCGACGGTGGTTCGGAGTCGGGGCCGGCGCCGACCGAGCGCTAGGCGCCGCGTTCCGCCGCTGCCGCGCGCTGTCCGGCGAGGTCGGGAGCGCCCTCTCTGGGCGGCCGACGGCGGCAGCGGCGAAGCCGCCCCACCGACCCGGGTCCTCTTACAGGTGGTGGGGCGGCTTCTCGTCGAGGAAGCGGGCCAAGTCGGCCGAGCCGCCCTCGCCCGCCCTCGGAGTCCGCTCGCCCCATCCCTGGTCCGTATCGTCCGAGGACTGTTGCGCCAACGGGTCGTCGAAGATCAGCGCGGAAGCCGGATCGCGCGGTTCAGAGGCGGGGGCGGTGCTCATGCCCCCAGGGTACGTCCGCCGCGCGGCATGGCGCCGAGCATCGCTCCGGTCCCCCGTGCCGGAGCGATGCTCGGCGGCGACCGCGTCGCGGCTGCCGGTCCCCCAACCGGCAGCCGCAGAACGCGGCGGGGCAGGATCACCCGTACCTGCCCCTCTGGTGTGGC includes these proteins:
- a CDS encoding MFS transporter; its protein translation is MYAAGKPGYRQLLRTPGAWSFVLPGFAARQPFAMLTIGIVLLIQHTSGSYGIAGAVSATAGVSMAVFAPQGGKLADRFGQAAVLVPGVLTHAASVTLLTVLALGGAPLWALFVAAVPAGASVPQVGPMVRARWAALLGDGGAGASSGGRASLQTTAAAFESVTDEFTFVIGPVLTTALCTGAHPAAGLLAEASLTLVGGLLFAAQRRTQPAPSRPRTPARTARWGARRASAGAGGAEAGGTGTVGAGGAGAPGPRREESGAHRPATSALGVPGVRVLAVVFLGIGSVFGGLQVSLTAFTEEIGQPGINGVLYGVFAAGNMVAGIVCGALSWRRSPQQRLLIAYPLLTLATSALWAVHAVPLLGALGLLVGLCIAPALITGYTLVDALVPATARTEAFTWLTGAVALGQAGAATAAGQLADGFGPSAGFVVPLAGTGLALTTLVLLRGRLATPSTGPVVSGSTRGVGHREAVTVD
- a CDS encoding FmdB family zinc ribbon protein, which produces MPTYQYQCTACGEGLEAVQKFSDEALTECPSCKGRLRKVFSAVGVVFKGSGFYRTDSRSASSSSTPGSSKSTKSGSDSSASSGSSSSSSSSDSSSSSTSSSSSTSTSSTSKPAAAKGSTAA
- a CDS encoding S-methyl-5'-thioadenosine phosphorylase, with amino-acid sequence MAETQTTAPSVAPKPAPQAEIGVIGGSGFYSFLDDVTENTVDTPYGAPSDSLFLGEVAGRRVAFLPRHGRKHHLPPHRINYRANLWALRSVGVRQVLGPCAVGGLRPEYGPGTLLVPDQIVDRTKARAQTYFDGEPLPDGGPRPNVVHVTFADPYCPQGRLAALKAARGRDWEPVDGGTLVVIEGPRFSTRAESRWHAAQGWSVVGMTGHPEAVLARELELCYTSLTLVTDLDAGTEAGDGVSHEEVMRVFANNLDRLRDVLFDAVAALPDPTERDCVCARAHEGRDLGIELP
- the mscL gene encoding large conductance mechanosensitive channel protein MscL, which encodes MSSSATDEKQSVLEGFKAFLMRGNVIDLAVAVVIGAAFTNVVNSVVKGVINPLVGAFGTKDLDRYSSCLKGPCKTNEAGDVVSGVPIMWGTVLSATLTFLITAAVVYFLMMLPMSRYLARKAARDKQAEVEHAEAEASEVELLREIRDVLVAQRGGPASAGQADGGSESGPAPTER